In Brassica napus cultivar Da-Ae chromosome C2, Da-Ae, whole genome shotgun sequence, the sequence tggtatatattataatatatatgtgtctatccatttttaaaacataataagtttaccgtatatttttttcattgaatagattatttcaaactttcacatgtatttgtatcttcttctacatatatattttcggattattatttcattattaaaatcataactatatatataaatattagtaaaatattttttattgtcatattcaaagatattgcaacatttcacaaatttcaaaagtttttaaaaaattaaacttttcgcttcatagatttatattatcgagtaaataattaaacatttagtttttgtttaatttttaaaataaactatatagtttaaaatttgttttcattggtttaaagtagtaaagattaataattgttagataatatgatttttgttatttaaaaaaaaatctttatatttttaaaagttaacatcgacaaatatttaaatatttagcatattgaggtatagtattacaacattaaattatatctatttaatttatactatctataaatacaatgggtcatctattgtttaaatccaattgttgatagcccaataaaaatttctggtaggcccaaagtttaaatgataagattagatattaaatgtaacatgactttctatgAATACGTCCATCgggtccatttttttaaaaatcacacatgaatcaaagttgtaacttctgttttaatatataagatttgatTAAAAAGACCCAAGAAACGGCCATCTGACCGAAAATTTCCATAACTTGCGTTCCGGGttttagcaaaagaaaaaaaaaatcttgcatTCCGGCTATCGATTACGAAACAAAAACTGGTATTAAAATCagtaagagcatcattatcagCGGGTCTTAGGCTCAGTTCTTAGCAATTATGGGccgataattaaataaaaaagactGAAATACAATAGAAACAGACCTTAATTAAGAAGTTTTCGCGATGGTCCTTACGTGCCACCTCGCAGCATGCGATTGGGTGTGGAAGTCGTGTAGGGCAAATTCGCTTTGCGGTCTCCAAATCACATTCATTTTCTCCCGATTCTCTCTCGACGGCGAAACCTTTCGCCAGAGCTTGTCCGCCGATTTCATCCCCAAATCAAAATCCTCTCGGTTATTTCGCTCACTCGACACCGATCTGTTATCTCATCCAAAGCTTCTCCGCGAATTCCAATCTAAAAGGTATGTGTTCCTCCTCCGTTTTGAGATTTAGAGGATGTCGTTGTTATTGTCGATCTACCTCCTCCGCATCTGGGTTTCGTTGCTTTTTGTTGTGATGATATGATTGCCGTTTTGTGATTGTATGGTTGGTGTTTGGGTAAATTAAATTGAGCTCCAGTAGTTGTTATTGTTAGATTCGCAAATTATAGGTAGTGGTTACTTGTCGTTTGTTAGATTGGCCGATGATATGATTGCCGTTTGTTGTAATTGTCGATCTACTCTTTAACTCTTTAATCAACAAGAATACCCATTTCACATTCAATAGAGCTTCAGTAGTTGTTATTGTTAGATTCGCCGATTATAGGTAGTGGTTAGTTGCTTGTGATTTGACTGTAGTGGTTAATGCTAAAATGAATTGAAACCAAATCCTCTTTTGTGCTAGATAGTTGCTAAAATGAATTGACAAGGCAAGAAGTCAAGTTTGTTTGCAACCAAATCCTATTTTAATTTAATGGAAAGTAACTAAAATGAATTGCCTAGTCTGATTTTATTGAAGTTCGTTTGAAACCAAATTCCCTTTAAATTTAATGAAATTGTAAACGAAACTTGATAGCTTTGTAGTTGTGTAATGTTTAATAACTTCTGATTAGACTTTGGTAGATAATGGTTAGGTGATTGTtacttattatttgttttagtttCACGTATTAAATCCCAACCATCATTCATTCTTTCATATAATCTCCATAATCTTCTTTCTCTCCTCTAAAACCAGTAACCATTCCGCTTTCTCTTCGATAATCTCTTCTCTGTTCTTCTTGCTATGGATTCAAGGAATCCATATAGTCGGTATTCTAGTTATGTAGTCCTTCTTAACAGTCAACAAGAAAATATTGTtcatgaaaactttccttatgaaAGTTTTCCTTCTAGTGTAAACATTGAGCCTCAGAAATCCCTCCTTTCAGTTCCCAACAATCTGAGGCTCCAGCTCCACCTGAAGACACACCAGTGGAGCGTCGGGAGAGAAGGAAATGGACCCCAGCTGATGACGAGGTTCTAATCAGTGCCTGGCTAAACACATCTAAGGATGTTGTTGTTGGAAATGAACAAAAGTCAGGGACCTTCTGGAAACGAGTAGGAGAATACTACGCAGCAAGTCCTCATGCTAGAGGGGGTGGTGAAAAGAGAGAGCATATCCATTGTAAGCAGAGGTGTCACAAAATCAATGATCTGACGAACAAGTTCAGTGGCACATTCGCTGCTGCAGAGAGACAAAATAGCAGCGGTCAGAATGACAATGACATTCTAAAGGTGGCTCATGACATCTTCTACTCTGATCACAACATGAAGTTTATCCTTGAGCATGCGTGGTGTCTGTTGAGGTATGAACAGAAATGGCTAAACCTGAACACTCCTAAAGCTACTGGCAGTTCAAAGAGAAAAGCTGGTGAGGTCGGTTCCCAATCTTCAAGCACTAATGTTGGTGACCATGAGATCCAGCCTGAAGGTATCAAGGTTGCAAAAGCAAGAATGAATAATGCTCAAGGGAAGGCTCTTTCTGAGTATTAGAGCATGTGGGAGCTCAAGATGGAAGATTTGGCGATGAAGGAGAAACTGTCAAAGCTGGCCATACTAGACACTCTTCTTGCTAAAAAGGAACCACTTAGTGAGACTGAAGAAGTTGTCAAGAATAAACTTCTGGCCGAGTATTTCTAACTATGTTTCTAGTGTATAATAACTATGTTTGTACTTCCTGGTTGTTTCTTGTGTAATATCTAAAAATACTATCTTATTTATGATGAATGTACTTCCTGCTTGTTTCTATGAATATCTTTATAAATGAATATGATGTTCCTGCTTGCTTAATCATGCTTGTTTCTGTGATGTTCAATAGTTCTGGTATTAACAGTAGAGAAGCTAAAATTTAACGAGAACTGTTCAATATAATTAGAGTATTGAACCAGGCTTTTTTCTATGAATGTACTTCCTGTTTGCTTCCTGCTTGTGTAATAACTTATGTATTATCAATTCTGTTTTTTCCTCTAATTCAGTTTGAGAATCTAAAATTTCccttgtaaatttttttttcaggtgtAGGAACAAATGGAACAAGATTATAGCTATACCCAGCCTTCTGAATCGGAGGAGTATGGTGAAAACTCAGCAGACAGTGGCTACAGCCAAGCAGAAGCTGATATTCTGCTGGACCAAGCTGAGATTAGCTACAATAATGCCGAGCGGCTTCAGTACCCTCCGCAACCTGAGGTTGAGTTTGGATTCCCGAAGACATGCTACTGTGGTGGTCAACCTCTTGTAGCAACATCTTACACTAGAAATGATCCATGCAGAAGATACTACACGTGTGAGAATGTTGATGACGGAGAGTGCCATGTTTGGAAATGGTGGGATGTGGCGGTtatggaggagatgagagccATGGATACACAGTATGGCCAGCTGGCTGAAAAGGTAGATTATCTAACCTTCTTGAGTGACTATGAGACACAACTTAACCAGGTTAAGGATCTCCATAATGACACTGAGCAGAAGCTGGTTAGGCTTGAGAAGATAGTGTGTGAGTTAGCTAAGAAGAAATCAAGGTTTACGCATGGCTTTGAATTCGTTGTTGGtgtattggttgttgtatttgtTCTAATAGGTATGGTCCTCATGTTCAAGTAAATGAGATTGCTGTTTATCTCAACACTACTTAAAACTGATCAAGGTGTATGTTTTGTAATGATTCGGATTTTATGAACTAGGTATTGTATTATGTTTTATTGTAATTTGTTTGGATTGTATGAAACTGATCAAGGTGTATGTTTTGTAATGTTTTTGATTGTATTATGTTTTGTAATGATCAAGGTTCACATGTGTTCTCCATATGAGATTTGAACCTTGTTTTAACTTGCACCAAATTTTAAATGATCAAGGTTCACATGTGTTCTCCATATGAGATTTGTACTCAATGGTCACAtgtatttgtttgtttcttccaCAAGAAAACAAGCTAGTATCACAAGATGGATACTTCTAAAAGAATAAGCATCACAGGAGTTTCACACATCAAATATCACATACACAAATCGTCCCTCTTCTATTCATTTCCAAAATATTTCTcccttttttttcattttaaatggcatcttcttcccattatcATTACCACAAAGATGATGATGTTGATTTTGAATCCCCATTTAAagaattttttgaaaactatgcTTTTATTCCAGAACCGAAAGAGCGAAAAAACGTATTTATATCGAGAGAAACCGGGAAGAAGGCCACAATAAACTctggaatgattattttagtGAAACTCCAACATACCCTCACAATTTATTCCGAAGacggtttcgaatgaacaaaTCATTGTTCATGTGTATTGTGCATCATCTCTCCACAAAAGTAAAGTATTTTTAACCAACACAAGATGCAGTCGGACGGTCTAGTCTATCACCGCTCCAAAAATGTACTGCAGCAATTCGTCAATTGGCATATGGTGGTGGGGCTGATACAGTTGACGAATATATACGACTTGGTGAAACAACAGCTCGAAAATGTTTGCACCATTTTAACGCCGGAATAATCCACTTGTTTGGCGATGAATACCTAAGACGTCCCACACTGGAGGATCTTGAAAGACTACTCCATATTGGAGAACAACGTGGATTTCTCGGGATggttggaagcatcgactgtatgcattgggggTGGAAGAATTGCCCCACCTCTTGGATAGGAATGTATTCTCGAGGAACCGGAAAACCAACAATTGTGTTGGAGGCGGTAGCTTCGGATATGGCACGCGttttttggagctccaggtacaatgaaattttttaatattcttgatcgatcacctgtttttgatgacattattaacATAATAGCTCCGCAAGTCAACTTCTATGTCGACGGAACGGAGtaccatttggcttactatctcacggATGGTATTTATCTGAAATGGaagacttttattcaatctatccgaCTACCACAGGGTCCGAAAAATTCATTATTTGCTAAAACCCAAGAAGCTGTGCGAAAAGATGTTGAGCGTGCCTTTGGAGTCCTGCAAGCTAGATTCGCTGTTGTCAAAGATCCATCTAATTTATGGGATAAAGACAAAATAGcaaatattatgagagcatgtatcatacttcataatatgattgtcgaagatGAACGAGATTCATTCACTCAGTATGACGTTTTAGAAtttcaacaaggagaagatGTGGATCTTACGTATCCCGTCGATATGGCTACAAATCTCGGCAGCAATACAATTGATCGTCGAACAAAAGTTCGAAATAGACAAGCTCATCAACAATTAAAAgatgatttgattgaaaatatatgggctaaatttggacatcttccaaataacatataatttataagtttctatgtattgaataaaatgtttgtttgcttttatttatgatgtttgtatgattttctgtttttaatttatgtcttgaatgttttcttttaaaaattttaatgttttaattccaggttttttcttttttgctatttttttgacaactttgtaatttttttatgttttcaatttaaatgttatatgttttattttaaacacaTCTTGTATATgttattacttattaaaataaataatttatttactaagAGACAACATAAAGTATCTACCAATAATCTGCAATTTTGCTATTGTATCTTAACATTGTCTCTtagtctaaaaataataataaaaaaaagctaagaactcAAAATTTTGTCCCAGCAATAATGTTTCTCTGAGCTTACCAGTTTTAGAACTCCAAATAGGCACTTTCTCATCACACGTGACCGTACCAACGCGACCTGCATAGTCACCGTGGTATATAACATTCCCAGGATCACCTCGTTGGAAGCTAGTAAAGTAAGTAAACAGAATCAACAAAGCAAGGGAGAACGAGGAGCAAGGAAAAGAACAATATAGAAGTGGCCATTGAGAAGAAAGAACAAATATAGCTAGATGAATACACAAACATTTACTCCATTCAAGATCAAGTCAAACAATTAGCGCCACctgtaaaaaaatagaaaccaacgccaaaaatatcaaagatggcCGTAGATGGATCCCACAGGCACATGGGTTATACACTGCCGACAACAAATCTCAAAGAACAAATCATCAATAATAATCAACGTCAAACACCAAATCAAccactaattattaatttaaagcaCTTATCAACCactgtgtttaaaaaaaagcaCCTATCAACCACTAATAATTAACTAAAAGCACCAATCCCACTAATAATGAAGTTAAAATAGTAATCTCCAGCAGCgcactaagagcatgattaaccccgaAGTTTTTAGGATAGGATTCTTAGCAGAAGTTAAGAaattgtttcttaacttttaactaaaaaaactaagaaccagttcttaaatcatttaagaaccggttcttaacttttttagttaaaaattaagaaacagtttcttaacttccgttaaaaacctcactctaaaaactccgggttaatcatggtctaataaAGCGATGTCCTATGAAGGGGGGTAAGCATCTCAGTcgcagaaaaataaaaagaaaaaaagtaaagacGCTTGTgatttaaaacacacaaaaaatttCTTGTTTTTGCTCTCTTTGACTATTTGTGTTCCTTtcatgttttgattaattttaaaatggtcCAAAAGTTTCACGCTTTTATGTTCCCGTGGTTCGCTTTTGGTCATATGATTCCATACTTGCATCTAGCCAACAAGTTAGCTGAGAAAGGTCATAGGGTTACTTTCTTGCTGCCCAAGAAGGCTCAGAAACAGTTGGAGCATCACAACCTGTTCTCAGACAACATCCTCTTTCATCCATTAACTATTCCTCCTGTTGCTGGTCTCCTTGCTGGCGCTGTGACCGCCTCGGATATCCCCATCTCATTGGGAAAGTTCCTGTCCGCAGCCATGGATCTGACACGCGACCAGGTGGCAGCCGCAGTTAGTGCTATGAGACCGGACCTGATCTTATTGGATTTTGCTTATTGGGTTCCGGAAATGGCTAAGGAGTATAAAGTCAAGAGTATTTTGTACAGCGAGATAGCAGCTACCACTATGGCCCATAACTATGTCCCTAGTAGCGAACTAGGAGTTCCTCCACCGGGTTATCCTTCATCAAAAGTAGCTTACCGCGCATAGAGCTGTAAACTGGGTGGACTGTCCGATGGGCGTCCATGTCCACATATATTTGGGCCTCCACTAATTATGTCCATATTTCCAGGTGGGCTTTAAGTGGTCAGAGTTTGAAAACCAATTTATCTATGGGTTTTTATGGAAATTGGCAATGTGGACTTGGGCGGcccaataaaagaaaatttataggGTTTTcaattttggaaaaaatttaaaaaaattcatttctctCTTTTCACGAAACTCGGCGCTTTGGCGATTGCGACGACGACGAAGCTCTCCATTCTCCTCCTGTCCTCCGTCTGTTTTCCACTTCTCCTCCTGTCCTCCGTATGTTCTCCACTTCTCCTCCTATCCTCCGGCCGCTCTCCACTTCTCCTCCCTTCCTCCGTAtgttctcaacttcttctcCGTGACTCCGTCTGTTCTCATCTTCTCCTCCGGTCAGTTTCCATCCTTTGGGTTTGTTCATATTGATGATTTTGTTTGAGATTTgagttgggttttttttttatccgagATGGATTTTTGTTTGTGATCTGAGAATCTGAGATTGGGTTTTATGAGATTTGAGATAGGTTCAAGTTTACTGATCTGGGTTTcctatatttataagatttttctCGTCACTTCTGAGATAAAAGGATCTGTACGCATTCAGTTTGTTTGTATCCGTTCTTGTGTAGATATGGATTGATTCTTTGACTTTCGTTCTATCCGTTTGTATCGCGTTTGAGATATGTAACTTAATGGTTTTGTTCTTTTGTAACAGGCAAGAGTAGGTTCGAGTCCTTGACACTTGACAGACAAGAGTAGCTGAAGTGAGAGAGCGTTTCTGTAGTGACACACAAGGTAACTTGTCTCTTGCATAACTGAATGTgtgttttattgatttgttaTGGGATATGATCAGATGATGATTTGTTATGAGATATGTAAAGGTCATCgatgagtttgatgtgttttatGAGTTTGCTTGCGacttttatatgatttaaactATGATCAGATGTGCTTCTCACTATagcacatatttaaaaaaacgaGTTATCATCACATTCTGTTTTGTAAAGTCTTTTATGTTCTGTAAAGTGGTCATCTCCTTTATCATGATATCTCTTTTCTTGCCTTTTTGCTCTCCCTTAATTGATGCTTTATCTGTCACGCTTAATCTCCAGCAATTATATTACATAATAGTGGTCATCTCCTTTATCAtgttatctctttttttttcaggatGAACAACGAGGATACAATGAATCTTGAGCATACCCATCACCACAGTTGCTTCAGAATCATCCTTCAGCATTGGAAGCCGTGTATTGAACAAATCCAGAAGCTGCCTTCTCCCTTCGAATGTCAGAGCACTGATTTAAGCAAGAAATTGGCTAAGAGGATTTGAGTCTTTAGACTGTAAGTTCTTGATCATTAGTCTCTGGTTATATCCTTAGATTTGTCTCTGGTCTTGTACTTGAAACTGATAATTGAATTTTCTTAGGTGATGAAGTGGATTTTGAACCCTTGGAGTTGGAGGAAGTTGGAGAAGAAGTTAATGAAACATGTTAAGTCTGAGTTCATGTGTACGTTTACTGATATACTCGCTTGTCTTGGCTTCTTTGTGTTGTGTATGTTTGAGTCTGCTTATACGTTTGAGACTTGAGTCTGCTTGCTACTTATGCTTTCACATTGCTATCTTGTGTTGTGTATGTTTGAGTCTGCTTATACATTTGAGACTTGAGTCTGCTTATACGTTTGAGACTTTGAGTGATATGGGTAATGGGTTTGCTTATACGTTTGAGTCTGCTTGCTAAAGATGCTTATTGGTCAGAGTGATATGGGTTTGCTTATACGTTTGAGTGATATGGGTAATGGGTTTGCTTATACGTTTGTGACTTGAGTCTGCTTATACGTTTGAGACTTTAAGTGATATGGGTAATGAGTTTGCTTGAGTATTTTTGAGTCTGCTTGTTATCTTGTGTATGTTTGAGACTTTGAGTGATGTGTATGTGTGAGAACGTATTAGTCTTGCATGGCTAATTAATAACATTATCTCTTGATTTGGTGCAGGCAAGTGACATGTATGAAGTTGAGCACTTATGGAGTTTGAACTTTGAAGTTATGTCTTTAAGTATTTATGATGCTATTTATGAACTGAtgatatttaagtatttatgaACTAATGCTATGTACTGATGCTATTTGTGTAATCTTTGAACTTATGTATTTTTGCACTTATGAATTTATGGATGGATTTTAATCTTATgaatttatatttgaatttttaggcTTAAAGattgaaattcaaaatattcTTATATGGTCCTTAATGGACCCCATGGCAGCCCATATAAATATGGGTGTTAGTGGATTTGGGCCTTAATGAACATGGTCCTTAATGGTAATGGTCACTCTTTGTCCACAAATAATAGATGGACAAACGGATATGGGCTAATGGACATGGGCTCGCCCAGTTTACAGCTCTAACCACGCACACGATGGTCACACGTTGTCGTCTCTCTCCATCTTCTACAAGAGGCTGTACCATCGCATGACCACAGGTCTTATGAGTTGCGATATCATTTCAATGAGGACATGCGAAGAAGTGGAAGGTAAATTCTGCGACTACATAGCACGTCAATACCAGAGGAAGGTTCTTTTGACCGGTCCAATGCTTCCTGAGCCAGACAAGAGTAAACCACTTGAAAATCAATGGAGTAGTTGGTTGACCGGATTTAGACAGGGCTCTGTCGTGTTCTGCGCACTTGGAAGCCAATTCACTCTTGAAAAGGATCAACTCCAAGAACTCTGTTTAGGAATGGAGCTTATTGGTTTACCGTTTCTTGTAGCGGTAACCCCACCAAAAGGCGCTAAGACGATTCAAGAAGTGTTACCAGAAGGGTTTGAGGAGAGAGTGAAGGGTCGTGGAGTAGTTTGGGGAGAATGGGTGCAGCAACCATTGATATTGGATCATCCATCAGTAGGCTGCTTTGTGAGCCATTGTGGATTTGGGTCCATGTGGGAGTCTCTAATGAGTAATTGCCAAATAGTCTTGCTTCCATTTTTAAGTGATCAGATCTTCAACACTAGATTGATGACAGAGGAACTCGAGGTTTCGGTTGAAGTGCCAATAGAAGAAACTGGATGGTTCTCCAAGTAGAGCTTGAGTGCTGCTATCATTTATGTGATGGGGGAAGATAGCGAGTTAGGGAATCTGGTTAGGAGGAACCACGCCAAATTGAAGGAGAGTTTGGTAAGTCCTAGATTATTAACCGGTTACACTGATAAGTTTGTGAAAGCATTGCAGGATCTAGTCAATGATACAAATCTTGAATGAAATACATTTCATTGAAAAGGACAACATATCAGCTGTTTCAAATAAGGCAAAAAGAAACTAGACCATGAAATAGTTGTGTATGcatgttattattttaattgtgcacTAAGGGGGATGTATTCAATTgagagttttaggtgatttgtgtcaaaatgacaaatccactgttattgaaacatgaattttaaaaactcatttaaaatctagtgttattgaacttgacattttataaaatactctgaaatctactgttattgaaaatattttaagttgtagagttttaaatttttcaagtgattttaaagtgtttgggtggagtttcttagttaaaaaaatcaaaactcaaatctcatggttttaggtgatattctagagtagtttaacaaaaatcattttattctctgcaattccttaaaatcatctaaaaacctcattaaaaattaaatcaccTCAAATTTTAGATTGAATACACCCTTCTAAATAAGGATGCCCAAAATAAGTTGTTGAGGTTCTAAAACTGTTTAATATATTGCTTGTGAAGAACATAGCAGATGTTTCAAATAAGGCAATAAGAGACTAGAGTTACGAGACCATGATTGTTTATGTTGTTCTTATACCTTTTGTTTCATGAAATCTTTGACAATATGTTTCCTTGACATATTTGAAATCCTACTTATTAATAAAGAATCACATTTTGACAATTGTTTCtgttatataaaaatgttgttttaaaattttaatgcaatttatacctatttaaagtttaatattaTACAAATGAAAAACGCGTTGatcttataaatagttttatttacCTCAAACACTATCGGTTAAATTATGTAACTAATAATAACATATATgcatttcaatcatttttttaatttatgtaaaaaatgtcaaaatgacAATTATCGTCAAACAATGCAGTATAGTTTATGAATAGGCAGAGACCCACTTAGCATTTAGGGTCACATTACACCCCGAAAATCAGGTGTGACTGGTGACCATTTGAGGAACACtatgaacaaataaaaaaggaatgaagaggaataaaattaaaagaatgaGTGGGAATGATTATTCCTACTCAAAAATAATGAGAAATAATTTTGCTTTGTTAttctctataaaaaaaagaatgataaagaatagaaagaaaaataaattccTTATGAATGGTGTATTCTTATGGGAATCATAATGAATTGAATTTTACTTCTCATTTCCTTGGTCACCAATCACACAAGCACCAAACAATGATCTCTcgacttttcttctttttgcagAGACAACTTTCTTCATAGAGGCACGTCCTCCATGTATACATAACCagaacttgctcctcaagttcttTCAAAAGCAACTTAAGCAACTTTCGTTTTTCTCCTAAGGAATAACTCTCTTGTCTTTTCCTCTTCAAGTAATATCCTTTACACTTAATGTGAAtctctcaattaatatattgcTTCTTAACAAGCCCACGGACATCACACAACACGAACTCCAACCAAGTCCATCTTCATGACACATGCATGTACTACCTCTTGTAGTACTTCACGAACTGATACAGAATatacatcttcaatctccccctttttGACTATGCATGTGAACTCAACACCTCTGGATAGAAAACcatgtcttcaatctccccctatGAGTCATATCATGGTCAAAAACTAATATGAAGATCCACATCCTCCAAAGTTAGGAGGAAATCCCATTCCACCATCTCCATAGTGTTCAAATCTCCTAGACCACGTATTGTCGAGCCCAAATCCTCCATGATTAGCTCCTTGAACAGACCTGAAACAGTCACATCGAATATGCCCTTGAACTCCACAAGAATAACATACATGACCATGATACCTCATACCATAAGCTTGCTTCATCTGGTTTTTCTCCCTCAATAACTTGAAATATTGGTCTAATGTGTCCAACAACACCACAATGATGACAAACATGCCGAAACTTTCGTTGAGATGCACTCTTCAATCCGTAAACTCTCTCTGAAGCA encodes:
- the LOC125581566 gene encoding uncharacterized protein At4g04775-like, with the protein product MEQDYSYTQPSESEEYGENSADSGYSQAEADILLDQAEISYNNAERLQYPPQPEVEFGFPKTCYCGGQPLVATSYTRNDPCRRYYTCENVDDGECHVWKWWDVAVMEEMRAMDTQYGQLAEKVDYLTFLSDYETQLNQVKDLHNDTEQKLVRLEKIVCELAKKKSRFTHGFEFVVGVLVVVFVLIGMVLMFK
- the LOC125582181 gene encoding glutathione S-transferase T3-like produces the protein MVLTCHLAACDWVWKSCRANSLCGLQITFIFSRFSLDGETFRQSLSADFIPKSKSSRLFRSLDTDLLSHPKLLREFQSKSSQQSEAPAPPEDTPVERRERRKWTPADDEVLISAWLNTSKDVVVGNEQKSGTFWKRVGEYYAASPHARGGGEKREHIHCKQRCHKINDLTNKFSGTFAAAERQNSSGQNDNDILKVAHDIFYSDHNMKFILEHAWCLLRYEQKWLNLNTPKATGSSKRKAGEVGSQSSSTNVGDHEIQPEGIKVAKARMNNAQGKALSEY